AGGCTGACAGCGCACGACGTTGGCTCGGTCGAAATTTGGGGCTGCGCACCATCAGAACGGGGCGGAGGGACTTCCGCAGCACGGATTCGGCCACGCTGCCGTACAAGACGTGCGACAGGCCCCGCCGACCGTGTGTGCCCATGACGATCATGTCGATCGGCAGGGTCCGCGCCGCTTCAAGAATCGAATCATTGGGAAGCCCTCCCCGTATCAGGCATTCACAAGGCACCCCCGCGGCGTTCGCCGCACCGGCGATCTCGGCGAGTCGTTTCTCGACCGCCTCCCGTCGTCGTCTCGCGTCCGAGTGGACGAGCGTAAAGTCCAGTCCGTACGAAACCGGTTCCAAAACATGAAGCAACGTGACGGACGCGCGCGCCCGCCGGGCCGCCTCAATCCCATATTCCAGCGCGTCAAGCGAGCAATCGGAAAAATCCACCGGAATCAGCAATTTCTTGAGCACAGGTCGAGCTTGCCGCTCACCGGCCCCTTCGGTTTCCGACCGCTCGGCCCGAACGGCCAAAACCGGGCAAGGCGACGTTCGAATGACACGCTCGGCCGTGCTGCCCAGCAAGACGTGTTCAAGCCCGCTCTTTCCCGCCGTGCCGACCACGATCAGATCCGCCTTCTCCTCCTCAGCCGCGGCCACGATTTCCTTGCTGGGGATGCCTCTGGCAAGACGCGGCCGAACGACGATTCCCCGCTCCCCGACGCGCTCCTTGGCGGCGTCCAAATCTTGTGTAGCCTGTTTCATCAACTCGTTCAAGTACAATTGGGTCACGGGGTAGTCCGGGTTCAACCCCGGATCGAATTCCAATACGGTCATGATCGTCAGTTCGGCTCCCCACGTTTCGGCCAGCGAACAGGCATACGCCTCCGCTCGCTCCGCATGAGCCGAAAAGTCCGTCGCCAGAAGAATGTGTTCGACGTTCATGGCCTGACTCTGTACCGGAACGATCGGAGGGGCCGCCTTTCGCCCATGTCCCCCTCCCCGTTTAGACGGCTTCCGTGCTCAAGATCAACAATTCTCCGGTCATGGTCGGGTGAAGCGAGCAGCGGAACTCGTGTTTCCCCGGACGGGACAGATCAAACCGCACGATCGCGCCGCGATGTGGATCAAGGAAGACCCCGCCCAACCCTCGTCCGTACACGATCACCCCGTTCTGTTCGATCTGCGCGGAAAGCCCCTCGAACATCGTCGAGCCGAAATCGTGCCGTTCCGCGTCCTCGTTCCGCACCTTGATCACCGTCGGAAGCCCCAGG
This sequence is a window from Candidatus Nitrospira inopinata. Protein-coding genes within it:
- a CDS encoding universal stress protein, producing the protein MNVEHILLATDFSAHAERAEAYACSLAETWGAELTIMTVLEFDPGLNPDYPVTQLYLNELMKQATQDLDAAKERVGERGIVVRPRLARGIPSKEIVAAAEEEKADLIVVGTAGKSGLEHVLLGSTAERVIRTSPCPVLAVRAERSETEGAGERQARPVLKKLLIPVDFSDCSLDALEYGIEAARRARASVTLLHVLEPVSYGLDFTLVHSDARRRREAVEKRLAEIAGAANAAGVPCECLIRGGLPNDSILEAARTLPIDMIVMGTHGRRGLSHVLYGSVAESVLRKSLRPVLMVRSPKFRPSQRRALSALPADQ
- a CDS encoding cupredoxin domain-containing protein, which produces MIKQWARWWTGGVIAGLAGLMVWSPGPLASTTGSQRLAQSEPEQVVEVTIKDYKFRTKQGALRLGLPTVIKVRNEDAERHDFGSTMFEGLSAQIEQNGVIVYGRGLGGVFLDPHRGAIVRFDLSRPGKHEFRCSLHPTMTGELLILSTEAV